A stretch of Miscanthus floridulus cultivar M001 chromosome 13, ASM1932011v1, whole genome shotgun sequence DNA encodes these proteins:
- the LOC136501019 gene encoding uncharacterized protein, whose product MPRRGKARKQSYGWMTESPYVPKPLPSGVPIHMCFCGDPCKIDISEDVATYKQRYWMCSNFAWEPTQRQCRSTFITPPLLCDFEQCIDTEIKEDDKRLLQGLKEWDAERPEILEKRRGEEAAEKEHKEEEERRRVAAYREEGEKKLERVRRAKATMEENLDA is encoded by the exons atgcctaGGCGTGGAAAAGCTAGAAAACAAAG TTACGGATGGATGACCGAGAGTCCCTACGTCCCAAAGCCGCTCCCTAGCGGTGTGCCAATACACATGTGCTtctgtggtgatccttgcaagatAGACATTTCTGAAGATGTGGCAACATATaagcagaggtattggatgtgttccaattttgcatGGGAGCCTACACAGCGTCAGTGCCGCAGTACATTTATT ACCCCTCCactgctctgtgattttgagcagtgtattgacactgagatcaaggaggaTGACAAGCGGCTTCTAcaaggcctgaaggagtgggatgcagAGCGTCCGGAGATATTAGAGAAGAGACGCGGAGAGGAGGCAgcagaaaaggagcacaaggaagaggaggaaaggagacgtgttgctgcgtacagggaggagggggagaagaagcttgagcgcgtgcgccgagcgaaggcaaCGATGGAGGAGAATCTTGATGCCTAG